In the genome of Desulfuromonas sp. DDH964, one region contains:
- a CDS encoding DUF362 domain-containing protein, with the protein MHSLSSNRPVDRDRRRFIRALLQTTACGLAAGAVPILTLRPVNALAGSPAPELAVRRGSDIPTLVRETLGALGGIGHFVKAGETVVLKPNIGWDRTVELAANTHPLVVKTVAELCLEAGARQVTVFDRTCNDPRRCYVESGIQTAIESLASDRVRIEHIDRRAFQEIDIEKGVHLSRWSFYRPALEADRLINLPIAKHHSISTVTLGMKNLMGVLGGNRGQLHRDIAEALVDINCVVHADLTLIDATRVLVANGPQGGRLEDVRVLDTLVASADIVAADAFGATLLGRRPEEIATIVAAAQRGLGVMDLKQVKMV; encoded by the coding sequence ATGCACAGTCTCTCCAGCAACCGTCCTGTCGACCGGGACCGGCGGCGCTTCATTCGCGCCCTGCTGCAGACGACGGCCTGCGGCCTGGCCGCCGGCGCCGTGCCGATTCTGACCCTGCGCCCGGTCAACGCCCTGGCCGGCTCTCCGGCGCCTGAACTGGCGGTGCGGCGCGGCAGCGATATCCCGACCCTGGTGCGGGAAACGCTGGGGGCCCTTGGCGGAATCGGCCACTTTGTCAAGGCGGGGGAGACGGTGGTCCTCAAGCCGAATATCGGCTGGGATCGCACTGTCGAACTGGCTGCCAATACCCACCCCCTGGTGGTGAAGACCGTCGCCGAGCTTTGCCTGGAAGCCGGCGCCCGGCAGGTCACGGTGTTCGATCGCACCTGCAATGATCCACGTCGCTGCTATGTGGAGAGCGGCATCCAGACCGCCATCGAGAGCCTCGCTTCCGACCGGGTGCGGATCGAACATATCGATCGCCGCGCCTTTCAGGAGATCGACATCGAGAAGGGGGTACACCTCTCTCGCTGGTCCTTTTACCGACCAGCGCTGGAAGCTGATCGTCTCATCAACCTGCCGATTGCCAAGCACCATTCGATCTCCACCGTGACCCTGGGGATGAAGAACCTGATGGGGGTACTGGGCGGCAATCGCGGCCAATTGCATCGCGATATTGCCGAAGCCCTGGTCGACATCAACTGCGTGGTGCATGCCGATCTGACCCTGATCGATGCCACCCGGGTTCTGGTTGCCAATGGTCCCCAGGGGGGGCGGCTGGAGGATGTCAGGGTTCTTGACACCCTGGTCGCTTCGGCGGATATCGTCGCCGCCGACGCCTTTGGTGCCACTCTGCTCGGCCGGCGCCCGGAGGAGATTGCCACCATCGTCGCCGCAGCACAGCGGGGGCTCGGGGTGATGGACCTCAAACAGGTAAAGATGGTTTAG
- a CDS encoding translation initiation factor Sui1 codes for MKSSKTNSRLVYSSEQGRICPACEKPAAACSCSRTPEPPRGNGAVRVGRETKGRKGKGVTTISGLPLDEAGLDKLASELKKRCGCGGTVRDGVIEIQGDQRELLLAELLSRGWSAKKSGG; via the coding sequence ATGAAATCATCCAAAACCAATTCAAGGCTCGTCTACAGCAGTGAGCAGGGACGGATCTGCCCCGCCTGCGAAAAACCCGCTGCGGCCTGCAGCTGCTCCCGCACCCCGGAGCCCCCCCGGGGGAATGGCGCGGTCCGGGTCGGTCGCGAAACCAAGGGGCGCAAGGGGAAGGGGGTGACCACCATCTCCGGACTCCCCCTCGATGAGGCGGGATTGGACAAGCTCGCCTCGGAACTGAAAAAGCGCTGCGGGTGCGGCGGGACGGTCAGGGATGGGGTAATCGAGATCCAGGGTGACCAGCGCGAACTGCTGCTGGCGGAGCTGCTCAGCCGCGGCTGGAGCGCCAAAAAGAGCGGCGGCTGA
- a CDS encoding 4Fe-4S binding protein → MPRKIPLHKIRILVQILALCGVLWLFVQTEYRGQDLLPYPVGLLFRLDPLAALAVAFAPGSFVWGLLWPALLLVALTVLFGRFFCGWLCPLGTSLDGLGRLVGRGGGPVRPAWRRVKFYLLLLLLMAALGGLQVIGLFDPLAIFLRTLTLAIYPAVNLVANALFDFFYSHRVPLVSSGLDAIYPFSRDHILAFHPPAFRLALFTCLVFFAILLLEKVERRFWCKNLCPLGALLGICSRYALLQRTPSGLCPDCRVCSNACRSGAVSGKGWRQEECLVCFDCEDYCPETRVNFGFRRPPEGGEIDLKRRGILTSLAAGAILAPVSRVAPALDRQHSFLLRPPGARAEQEFLQRCIRCGECMKVCIGGALHPALFEAGGAGLWSPLVVPRIGYCEYNCTLCGQVCPTGAIEFLPLEKKRKTVIGIAVFDKDRCLPFARGEECLVCEEHCPTGEKAIVFTERQVLVGSEPRLLKLPRVVKERCIGCGICETRCPLDGRSAIRVVNEAESRKPRDFLA, encoded by the coding sequence GTGCCACGAAAAATTCCTCTCCATAAAATTCGCATCCTGGTGCAGATTCTCGCCCTGTGCGGCGTCCTCTGGCTCTTTGTCCAGACCGAGTACCGGGGCCAGGACCTGCTCCCCTATCCGGTCGGCCTTTTGTTTCGTCTCGATCCGCTGGCCGCGCTGGCGGTAGCCTTTGCCCCCGGCTCCTTCGTCTGGGGCCTGCTCTGGCCGGCCCTGCTGCTGGTCGCGCTGACCGTCCTGTTCGGCCGGTTTTTCTGCGGCTGGCTCTGCCCCCTGGGAACCTCCCTCGACGGTCTCGGCCGGCTGGTCGGTCGCGGCGGCGGACCGGTGCGCCCGGCCTGGCGGCGGGTCAAGTTCTACCTCCTGCTGCTGTTGCTGATGGCGGCCCTGGGCGGGCTCCAGGTGATCGGCCTGTTCGACCCGCTCGCCATCTTCCTGCGCACCCTGACCCTCGCCATCTATCCGGCCGTCAACCTGGTCGCCAACGCCCTTTTCGACTTTTTCTATTCCCATCGGGTCCCCCTGGTCTCCTCCGGTCTCGATGCAATCTATCCATTTTCACGGGACCATATCCTGGCGTTTCATCCCCCGGCCTTTCGCCTGGCCCTCTTCACCTGCCTGGTCTTTTTCGCCATTCTGCTGCTGGAGAAAGTGGAGCGGCGCTTCTGGTGCAAAAACCTCTGCCCCCTTGGCGCCCTGCTCGGAATCTGCAGCCGCTATGCGCTGCTGCAGCGTACTCCCTCCGGCCTCTGTCCCGACTGCCGCGTCTGCAGCAATGCCTGTCGTAGTGGGGCGGTCAGCGGAAAGGGTTGGCGTCAGGAGGAGTGTCTGGTCTGTTTCGATTGCGAGGATTACTGCCCGGAGACCCGGGTCAATTTCGGTTTTCGGCGGCCGCCTGAAGGGGGCGAGATCGACCTGAAGCGGCGCGGAATTCTGACCTCCCTGGCGGCCGGTGCGATCCTGGCTCCGGTCAGTAGGGTGGCCCCGGCGCTGGATCGGCAACATTCCTTCCTGCTACGCCCCCCCGGGGCCCGGGCCGAGCAGGAGTTTCTGCAACGCTGTATCCGCTGCGGCGAGTGCATGAAGGTCTGCATTGGCGGCGCCCTCCATCCGGCCCTGTTCGAGGCCGGCGGCGCGGGACTCTGGTCGCCGCTGGTGGTGCCGCGTATCGGCTACTGCGAATACAATTGCACCCTGTGCGGTCAGGTCTGTCCGACCGGGGCTATCGAATTCCTGCCGCTGGAGAAGAAGCGCAAGACGGTGATCGGTATCGCCGTCTTCGACAAGGACCGCTGCCTTCCCTTTGCCCGTGGCGAGGAATGTCTGGTCTGCGAGGAACACTGCCCAACCGGAGAAAAAGCGATTGTCTTCACGGAGCGGCAGGTGCTGGTCGGCAGTGAGCCGCGGCTTTTGAAGTTGCCGCGGGTAGTTAAGGAGCGCTGTATCGGCTGTGGCATCTGCGAAACTCGCTGCCCCCTTGACGGGCGCAGCGCCATCCGCGTTGTCAATGAAGCGGAGAGTCGCAAACCCCGGGATTTTCTGGCTTGA
- a CDS encoding diguanylate cyclase — protein MRHSILIIDDSRTSRLQVREIIEPTGLFCEFREAADGLEGFKQLLDRPADIILCDLEMPGLDGGKFLQLLAGRQELANLPVIMLTGHEDQEAKVRLLGQGASDYVTKPFNPGELLARVKVQLKIKTLQDSLRESNLRLKELAATDPLTGLANRRTLMSTLEREFRRSQRNGAPLSLLMVDIDHFKQVNDRYGHQQGDAVLTTVAGILRRHLRPYDLAARFGGEEFSLVLPETGLDEAVRVGERIRLAVAGQAFPGPLVDLELTVSLGAAVFPAPGIGSDEDLIRVADHALYQAKDSGRNRLQAAGNGTDSLPVPFAP, from the coding sequence ATGAGACATTCGATCCTGATCATCGATGATTCCCGAACCTCCCGGCTCCAGGTGCGCGAGATCATCGAACCGACAGGGCTTTTTTGCGAGTTCCGCGAGGCTGCCGATGGCCTGGAGGGATTCAAGCAACTCCTCGACCGGCCGGCGGACATTATCCTCTGCGATCTCGAAATGCCGGGCCTGGACGGCGGCAAGTTCCTGCAGCTGCTCGCCGGACGCCAGGAGCTGGCCAACCTGCCGGTCATCATGCTCACCGGCCACGAGGATCAGGAAGCAAAAGTCCGCCTGCTGGGCCAGGGCGCCAGCGACTACGTCACCAAGCCCTTCAATCCGGGTGAGCTCCTCGCCCGGGTCAAGGTCCAGCTCAAAATCAAGACCCTCCAGGACAGCCTGCGGGAAAGCAACCTGCGCCTGAAGGAGCTGGCCGCCACCGACCCGCTGACCGGGCTCGCCAATCGCCGCACCCTGATGAGTACCCTGGAACGGGAATTCCGCCGCAGCCAGCGCAACGGCGCGCCCCTGTCGCTGCTGATGGTGGATATCGACCACTTCAAACAGGTCAACGACCGCTACGGCCACCAGCAGGGGGACGCAGTGCTGACGACGGTGGCCGGAATCCTGCGCCGCCACCTGCGCCCCTACGACCTCGCGGCCCGCTTTGGCGGCGAGGAATTCAGCCTGGTCCTTCCCGAGACCGGTCTCGACGAAGCGGTCAGGGTCGGAGAGCGGATTCGGTTGGCGGTAGCCGGTCAGGCCTTTCCCGGCCCCCTCGTCGACCTGGAACTGACGGTGAGCCTCGGGGCGGCGGTCTTCCCGGCCCCCGGCATTGGCAGCGACGAGGATCTGATCCGGGTGGCCGATCATGCGCTCTACCAGGCCAAAGACTCCGGGCGCAATCGCCTGCAGGCTGCCGGTAACGGAACCGACTCCCTCCCCGTCCCCTTCGCCCCCTGA
- a CDS encoding MerR family transcriptional regulator: protein MSLVKTWYAAEDAAAKFGVNTSQVLSWVDAGLVRCEREGGKVARVNIDDVRLEVEVLVQNSDKK from the coding sequence ATGTCGCTGGTCAAAACCTGGTATGCCGCTGAGGATGCCGCGGCCAAGTTTGGGGTCAACACGAGTCAGGTGCTCAGTTGGGTCGATGCCGGGCTGGTCCGCTGTGAACGGGAAGGGGGGAAGGTGGCACGGGTGAATATCGACGATGTTCGCCTCGAGGTCGAGGTCCTGGTGCAAAACAGTGACAAAAAATAG
- a CDS encoding DUF3047 domain-containing protein: MLLLTLWFGLLSGSVGAGSDVRSIDDFEHGLAPGWRQKSFAGETSYRVVADGGGHVLAADSRAAASGLVYKIEYDPQNWPVLAWRWKVEKVLAAGDARHKGGDDYPARLYVVFPSWFFPKTRSLNYIWANKLPKEALLPNPFTANAMMIAVESGPERVGEWVEERRNVVADYRRAFGSDPPAVGAIALMTDTDNTGDAVRAWYDDIRLARE, encoded by the coding sequence ATGCTGTTACTGACGCTCTGGTTCGGGCTGCTGTCCGGGAGTGTCGGCGCCGGCAGCGATGTCCGGTCCATCGACGATTTCGAGCACGGCCTCGCGCCGGGCTGGAGGCAGAAATCCTTCGCCGGCGAAACGAGCTACCGGGTGGTGGCCGACGGGGGCGGACATGTCCTCGCCGCCGACAGCCGCGCCGCCGCCTCGGGTCTGGTCTACAAGATCGAGTACGATCCCCAGAACTGGCCGGTCCTCGCCTGGCGCTGGAAGGTGGAGAAGGTGCTCGCTGCCGGCGACGCCCGCCACAAGGGCGGCGACGACTATCCGGCGCGGCTTTACGTCGTCTTCCCGAGCTGGTTCTTTCCGAAAACCAGGTCTCTCAACTACATCTGGGCCAACAAGCTTCCCAAGGAAGCCCTCCTGCCCAACCCCTTTACCGCCAATGCGATGATGATTGCCGTTGAGAGCGGACCGGAGCGCGTCGGCGAGTGGGTGGAAGAGCGGCGCAACGTCGTCGCCGACTACCGCCGCGCCTTCGGCAGCGATCCCCCGGCGGTCGGCGCGATTGCCCTGATGACCGATACCGACAACACCGGTGATGCGGTCCGGGCCTGGTACGACGATATCCGCCTCGCGCGGGAGTGA
- a CDS encoding glycine betaine ABC transporter substrate-binding protein, translating to MPQKILRSLLLFLTLALAVSLTVPVPSAQGCVGKTLVIASTGTVQQDLLAEIIALLIGERTGTTVKVIRVASPQAAHEALLKAELDISVEYTGAGQLNVLHGEAIADPKALFEVVKTRYNQDLNLIWLQPFGFDEPGAVTTAIPAEAAPVVRKDTLKKFPALTRLINKLGGTIDGATMKRLEAQAASGKVREVARSFLKDNRLI from the coding sequence ATGCCGCAAAAGATTCTTCGTTCCCTGCTTCTGTTTCTGACCCTCGCCCTGGCGGTCTCTTTGACGGTCCCGGTCCCGTCGGCCCAAGGCTGTGTCGGCAAGACCCTGGTGATCGCTTCAACGGGGACGGTTCAGCAGGACCTTCTCGCCGAAATCATCGCCCTGCTGATCGGCGAGCGGACCGGCACCACCGTCAAGGTGATCCGCGTCGCCTCCCCGCAGGCCGCGCACGAGGCCTTACTCAAGGCCGAACTCGACATCTCGGTCGAATATACCGGCGCTGGACAGCTGAACGTCCTCCACGGAGAGGCGATCGCCGATCCGAAAGCCTTGTTCGAGGTGGTCAAGACCCGTTACAACCAGGATCTCAACCTGATCTGGCTGCAGCCCTTCGGTTTTGACGAGCCGGGCGCCGTGACGACCGCCATCCCCGCCGAAGCGGCGCCGGTGGTGCGCAAGGATACCCTGAAAAAGTTTCCGGCCCTGACCCGACTGATCAACAAGCTGGGGGGGACCATTGACGGTGCCACCATGAAGCGGCTTGAGGCACAGGCCGCCTCCGGCAAGGTCCGCGAGGTGGCGCGCAGTTTCCTCAAGGATAATCGGCTGATCTGA
- the hgcB gene encoding mercury methylation ferredoxin HgcB, with amino-acid sequence MAEKLVYLEGVSTLKLDRERCIGCGLCAVVCPHAVFLVEAGKAEITALDRCMECGACARNCPVTALQVKAGVGCASAIIHSWLTGEEPSCDCGGSSC; translated from the coding sequence ATGGCGGAGAAACTCGTTTATCTGGAAGGGGTCAGCACCCTCAAACTCGATCGCGAGCGCTGCATCGGCTGTGGTCTTTGCGCCGTCGTCTGCCCCCATGCCGTCTTCCTGGTCGAAGCCGGCAAGGCCGAAATCACCGCCCTCGATCGCTGCATGGAATGCGGCGCCTGCGCCCGCAACTGCCCGGTGACGGCGCTCCAGGTCAAGGCCGGGGTCGGCTGCGCCAGCGCGATCATCCACAGCTGGCTGACCGGCGAGGAACCGTCCTGCGACTGCGGCGGGTCGAGCTGCTGA
- the lhgO gene encoding L-2-hydroxyglutarate oxidase, protein MTKNSVPADAIADVVVIGGGILGCATAAALLERAPGLKVLLLEKEPQLAAHQTGHNSGVIHSGLYYRPGSLKATNCSSGRVALYAFCAAEGIAHERCGKLVVAGSEEELPLLDELERRGRANGLEGILRLDESGLHDHEPEVAGLAGLFVPQTGIVDYVAVTEALARRVQQGGGEVRLCSEVQSIRRDGDHFRLGTPGGSVLARQIVNCAGLQCDRVAVLAGLRPGVRIVPFRGEYYLLRPAARSLVRNLIYPVPDPAFPFLGVHFTRMIDGRVEAGPNAVLAFRREGYDRLSWSLRDSLATFTYPGFWHLAARYWDKGLGEFQRSFSKGLFVRDLQRLIPALREEDVERGGAGVRAQAIAADGSLLDDFHILEGEGMVHLLNAPSPAATASLSIGATVADTTLKQLQG, encoded by the coding sequence GTGACAAAAAATAGCGTTCCGGCCGACGCCATCGCCGATGTCGTCGTGATTGGCGGCGGTATCCTCGGCTGCGCGACGGCGGCGGCTCTCCTGGAACGGGCGCCGGGCCTGAAGGTTCTGCTGCTCGAGAAGGAGCCGCAGCTGGCCGCCCACCAGACCGGCCATAACAGCGGAGTCATTCACTCCGGGCTCTATTACCGCCCGGGCTCGCTCAAAGCCACCAATTGCAGCTCCGGACGGGTTGCCCTCTACGCCTTTTGTGCCGCCGAGGGGATAGCCCACGAGCGCTGTGGCAAACTGGTGGTTGCCGGCAGCGAGGAAGAGCTTCCCCTCCTCGATGAACTGGAGCGGCGCGGCCGGGCCAATGGCCTGGAAGGAATCCTGCGTCTCGATGAGTCCGGTCTGCATGACCATGAACCGGAGGTCGCCGGGCTCGCCGGTCTTTTTGTCCCCCAGACCGGAATCGTCGACTATGTCGCGGTGACCGAAGCCCTGGCGCGCCGGGTGCAGCAGGGGGGCGGGGAGGTGCGCCTTTGCAGCGAGGTGCAGAGCATCCGCCGGGATGGGGATCATTTCCGTCTCGGGACTCCCGGCGGCAGCGTGCTGGCCCGCCAGATCGTCAACTGCGCCGGATTGCAGTGCGACCGGGTGGCGGTCCTCGCCGGTCTTCGCCCCGGCGTGCGCATTGTCCCCTTTCGCGGCGAATACTACCTGCTGCGGCCGGCGGCGAGATCGCTGGTACGCAACCTCATCTATCCGGTTCCCGACCCGGCGTTTCCCTTTCTCGGTGTCCATTTCACCCGCATGATCGACGGCCGGGTGGAAGCCGGGCCCAACGCGGTGCTCGCCTTTCGCCGCGAGGGGTACGACCGCCTCAGCTGGTCGCTGCGCGACAGCCTGGCGACCTTCACCTATCCGGGTTTCTGGCACCTGGCGGCGCGTTACTGGGACAAGGGGCTGGGAGAGTTCCAGCGTTCCTTCAGCAAGGGGCTCTTTGTGCGGGACCTGCAGCGGCTGATTCCGGCGCTGCGCGAAGAGGATGTGGAACGGGGCGGCGCAGGTGTCCGCGCCCAGGCGATTGCCGCCGATGGTTCCCTGCTCGACGACTTTCATATCCTGGAGGGGGAGGGGATGGTTCACCTGCTCAATGCGCCGTCCCCGGCCGCGACCGCGTCCCTGAGTATCGGGGCGACCGTTGCCGACACCACCCTTAAACAGCTGCAGGGCTGA